AAGGAAACCGGaaatgctaactaatttccgggttttaggactcatttctgTGGCACTCTATGCATCCTTTATTTGATAAACTGCAGGTGATGCTTGAAGTAATTGACACAATTGCACATACTGTAATCCATAGATTAAAGCAATGTGTCCAGAAAGAAGCAACCTGCATACTGTAACCTGCTGCATGTAGTATCACAGCCTACTCACCAACTGTATTGATGGGTTTTCTGTAGGGCATGAGACCAAAGGAGTACTGGAAAATACCACGGGCGTGGAAGAGAGGCAGGGAGACACCCATGATGCTTTGCAGCCGCTCCTGTAACCATCGAAGCCATGTTCCTCTTTGGTTTCCCACTTGATCAAACACTTCATTTTCTCCAAAGGAGAAGACTGGCACCAGATGAGCACTGGAAAAGAAAGAGGTTGATTAAATAATATTGTTGAGTATTTGAAATCCACGTGTTTtacttctgtttctctgtctaaaTTGATTTCATAACGGTCTATGTGCTTTCCCAGGAAATCCCATGAGGGGCTTGAATAAGCCTCTGTTTCAAGAGGCCATGCATAAGCTGCACGAGACCTAAAATAAATGAGCCATAAGACCTCCAAGAATTAGCTGTAACTTTCCTCATTTCCCCTAGGGTCCTTCTGCTCTTACCCGTGCTCCATCGCCATTTTGATGAAGCCTTTCTTCTTAGCCAATAGTACATTGTAGGTCCCAGGGTGGGCATCAAGAGCTTCTTGGGCCCCACCGACTGCTATTACCACAGCGTTACCGACACCTCTTTTGCATAGCAGATAGCTGGCGCTCTTTTTGTCCGAAGGAATCAGACCTGCAGTGTTGTAACAGAAAATAACAAGTGATCAGAATAAGTCGTATAATACCTTGAATGCtataaaatacagtatttttGCTAGCATATTTCAGTATAAAATCTTAAATCTGCCTGTATACTCAGTtgaatttaaagaggacctattatgcttttttttcatgtgcatacttgtattatgAGTTTCTACTaatacatgtttacatgctttaatgttaaaaaaacacttgactttttctcatactcacaccttctgtctgaaacgctctgtttgagctcctgccactgctccccctcctgaaaaagcccagcctgctctgattggtcagctggcccactctgttgtgattggtcatttaaccaaactcttcagactccgctccagctccgctctaactagcttttgtctgagggcgtgccaaactagccgctttgcaagtattatgcaaatgtgttacttggtgacatcaccatgttacggaagaaaaggcgggacttcaagcgaggcgtttcaggcagttcaagagcagtgtttccgtgggggagagtaactccctttgggctttgtaactttgcaaaccttttacatgcacaaaaaactatgtaacacactaaaggaaagggaaaaagcacaaaagcataataggtcctctcaAGAGACTGTTGAGTGGGCAATCTGATCGAGTATGATTCAAACATCTCTGGCCCTCACCTGCACACATAATGTAGTCTCTGAAGAAAGGGGATCTGAACCAAAGGGGCAACATGAGCAGGTAGCTGGTGAGGCCAGGAAACAGCTCTCTGAAGCCCGTAGCACAGGTGCAGAAGCTAGTAAAGGCTCCTGCCACCAGCACGCCATGGGGATGGAAGCCCAGGATGTAGTTGTGCCTGGGATCCAGGTCAGCTGTCTTCACCAACtgggaaaagaaaagacaagaatGGTGTGATAATGAAAGCATTAATGTCAGTCCATTTCTGTACCTGAATATTGACCCCTAATCACATAGGTTAATCATGTAGAATATTTCATTTCAGATCATCTGATTCTTCCTAAAagagctgtcagtgttgcattGTGTTGGCCCAGCTGGCCGTAGCCCAAACATATCCCAGTGTAGAAAgaatatttactcaagtactgtatttaagtaaGATTTTGCTTGTGCGACTTTTACTtctgtatttccattttaggctactactaactactagtCTGGGTaatcagtaccgccacaaaTCTATCTAAAAGTCAAAATGAACTCTGCTGTTGTTGACTCAATAACATACTCCATCTGTTTATCCCTGGGCAGGAACATCCAAgagatgctttaatgtttacaCTGAACACGGAGGATTTTTCTCTTTTGGCAGGTAAAGTGATTCTAGTGTTGGACAAGCCTTTGGGCGTGGACTCAGTCCTTGGAAGTAATTGATTGATATTTCTCTGTAGTGTCAGAAATGATGGTTCTTGATCATCAACTGTAAAAGACGAGATAAGATATGTCCCCTGCGGAGCGTTGTTTGTGTGCCTCCACTAGTCCAGAGCGGATAGGGAGGAGATAGTGAGAGGCACTAAAGGTCACGGTCAAGGGGTCAAGAGTCAAGCTTGTCGTGTGCTATCGTATTGTGCTCacttgtgaaaaaaacaaaacaaatgtgctcTCCTCactgtttgtatctgtgtgtgattATACTATTTCCACTCCCCACGGTTCTTATGGCAACATTCACAGCCATTATCAGGGAGCTCTCAGGGACAAAAGGGCAGCTTCAAATAAGGGATCTTTGAttctatttctacttttactttttttcttgttcttttcttctattatctaataaaaaaaataaaaaaaattcccccAGCACTGATACAGTGGCTAGTGCTTTGGTCAAACATTTGCCTGTAGCCGATCACCTGTagaatgtaaaatataaaactaaacGGGTTTCTGCTATAGAGCCAAGTCATTGTGTTGGACCTTCACAAAGctgctgtgttgttttgtgtccacTCTGTTTGTATTGTGGGTACCTGCTGTCGGTGTGGCCCCAAACTGTAGCTCACGACGTTAATCATTAGCTGGAGTTCATCGTGAGGACCGCCGCTGTTTATAAACAAAAGAActgtgaccaatcacagagcgTTACTCCTACAAAGTTGTCACCACGACATCATCTGTGTCACTATTATCCCTGCTGGATTGGACTGGTTTTAGTGTAAGTAAAGAATAAATTACTTTAGATTTGAGCAGAGAGTCGCCATCTTAAACACCCATAATGCATACACATGACATACCTCACCTGTttcaaataatattaataagaaaacacattatacacattacacatacacacattagaTATTAAACCTATATATGTACTGGCTACATGTTATAATAAAAAGGTGTCATGTCTCATCCTGCTCCTTaagttatgtgttttatttcctaTAATAGTTCAGtgattatttcctgttttattttgtgttacttACCTGTCCTCTCGTTTCAGATACTTCATTTCCTACACTTGTGTGTTTCCCGGTGTGATTACCTATCCCCCCCCGATTGGTTTCACCTGCCCCTAATTAGCCTCACCACCCCAGTGTATTTAGGCTGTGTGTTTCCCCGTCGCTGTGCCAGTTCGTCTTTATTCCCTGAGTCAAGCAGTCCAGGGATTTCCTAGTGTTAGTGTTCTGggtttattacatttttgccTTATCCTTGTCAGCTCTGGTTGCCTTATCTGTCTGCTCACCTGTGTACTGAACCTCTTTTGGCAATAAAGACTGTCTAATTGCATCTGCCCTGCTCTGAGTCGTGTTTTTGAGtgctgttttctctctgtggGTTTACCAGTCATAATAAAAGGTACAGAAAAGTACATAAAGattatatatctatctatctatctatctatcgtagcaggctcagttttaaagctgtgtGAAATTGAAGTGAAGCGAAGAGTGAAGAtatttggtaccaaccatgtcctaGTAGCTTGTCACGAAGCAGGCTAAACAGAGGCTCCAAACTGACgcaacatttttgcattttcaaaggggtcccttgacctctgacctcaagatatgtgaattaaaatgggttctatgggtacccacgagtctcccctttacagacatgcccactttatgataatcacatgcagtttggggcaagtcatagtcaagtcagcacactgacacactgacagctgttgttgcctgtttggcttgagttgccatgttatgatttgagcatattttttatgctaaatgcagtacctgtgagggtttctggacaacatttgtcattattttgtgttgttaattgatttccagtaataaatatatacatacatttgcataaagcagcatatttgcccactcccatgttgagtattaaataggctccttgacaaatctcccttgaaggtacattttgaaaaaataaaaatgtgtgattaatttttgaTTGATAGAGATTAATTATgtcaatcatgcaattaatcacaattatgatattttaatacattgacagccctaatatatatacacatacaaatcATGTACCCCAAATAGTAGAGGCGCCTCCGTCTATTTATCCATTATTTGAGTTGTTATAGAGAAAAGAcaccaaataataaaaataaataataaaataaatattaaatattaaatattaaatattaaatattaaatattaaatattaaatattaaataataaataataaataatcaataataaataatcaataataaataaagaagacatTTTTACTATAAGAAACATGACATAGAGTATTGGAATCACCTTTTTGTGACATGTAGCCTTGATATACTATCAGTACATATGtttaatactgtatatggtgtattttcttttgataTTATTTGAAACAGGTGGGAcacgtgtgagtgtgtatgcatTATGGGTATTCAAGATCAGAAGTTTTCAGGAAGAGCCTGGTGCTTGAAACATTACAGCAATAAAAAATCCTTCTAACAGGAGCTATTTGGTGTGCAGATCAATCTGTTTTAATTCTGCTAGGTATTTCTTTGATGCAGCGGCCATCGTATCAGACACTGGATGTCTTTCTTATCGTTTCTTAGTAGATCTGGATCTAGATATAAACTCTCAGCTCAAAAACAGTCTGACATTTAGAGAGGTAGATGCGAAAACTGAAACCACTCTCACGTTGCAGACGTACTGTATGTGCTCTGTTAGTCCTTCAGTTATGAATTCTGAATAAAAATGTGCCGCGTCATTCTCTTGAAAACCAAGTGAGCTCACATATCAGCTGGTGAGCTTCCAGTGTGAGCTGATGATGGTGTTATTAGAAACGGTGGGTAAAGACACACCAATGAAACTAATTAGGCCCTCCGTAGGACACTGCTTCCCTTTAGCCCCACATTGACTCCTTGTTTCAGACTTAATGCGGCATTCAGTCAGATGATAGTGATGATCCACTTTGAACTGGATACGTGAGATCGGGCCAAAACATGGAATTTCATGAGCTCTCAGTCTGACCTTTCCTGTATTTATctttacagagagaaaacagcatTCTGTTGTCAGATATACATTCACACGAGATCTCTCATGAGAGTCTGACGTCCAACTTCGATAACTGTCACTTCAGTTGCCATAAAACCCAGCCCCTGATTAGTGCCTTTGTTTACAGTGTTATAAACCATGTAAACAGGGACTTTCATTTGCACATCATCCCCCTCTATCTCTTCTCAAAATGTATTCTATCAACTATCTAAAGAAGGTGAAGGTAATGaacgtttcagacacaatgGGTCTGCTTCAGAGCCTGAGGTTGACTCTGACACACAGGGGGTGGACAGAATACCATGAACACCCAATTCAATACACAAGTTCAACAAAAAGCATATAATGCTTTATCCTAtttgctttctctcttttcttttttttttttacagatttaatAAACAGATTAAGAATGCTCCGTAATTGGCCGCAAACCTGACACTTTTGAAGTTGTGGTGGAGAGGAAGACACTGAACAAACTGTTATCCATTATGGATAAACATGACCACCCTCTCCACcacctactagacagacactcTACAACACCTCACTCAGCTTTATAGTTTCTAATAGTTACATAGTTACTAATGTACCGTATATAGTATGGTATTGCACTCTTtattaatgtatatagtatgttatgcacactttattaatgtatatagtatgttattgcacactttacttatgtatttgttattgcacactttactaatgtatatagtatgttattgcacactttactTATGTATACgttattgcacactttactaatgtatatagtatgttattgcacactttactaatgtatatagtatgttattgcacacttcactaatgtatatagtatattgaaatAGTGTCAGAAAGGTGTTgactttgtattgttttttattattatttaagatggAATGATTATTCCTAATGTAActtttattatagtattatcAATTTTGTACCGGTCTTCTCCTGACTTTTATTACTATATGGTGCTGTGTTTATGGTGCTGTAACTGCCTTATCATACCTTGTCTTggcttttattattataatttttttgcttttatttctcCAGGAAACAAATGTAAGTTAATGTAATGTCCTCTAAAATGATGGAAAGGTGGATGCGTGAGAGGGCAAAGGAGAGCAtcggaaagaaaaaaagaaataataataataagaagaataataataagaagaataataataatagggtCTTGTTCTcatttttgaaaaagaaaaaggtaacaCTTGCACACTACTCCACTCcccaatatttttattgactatattatattactatttttcaggtcaaaatgttgaaattgttctcatttttgagattttttaaacgtatataaataaagtacgacgatgatagtagtagtattacATTTCTGTaccatatatattttaaaatggtgtCTTCTAATCTCAGAATATTTTACTGAAGCTTATTCTCTGCTGTTGAATTGCATGGATAGCCAGAATATGATTAGTTCAGATGGTTCAACTAAACCGGCCAATATGGATTACTGTGTTATCATTTACGGC
This portion of the Sebastes umbrosus isolate fSebUmb1 chromosome 17, fSebUmb1.pri, whole genome shotgun sequence genome encodes:
- the mogat2 gene encoding 2-acylglycerol O-acyltransferase 2, encoding MKINFAPLELPMKRRLQTAAVMQWVFSFIALAPLCIILYIYLLFTRFWLVGVLYTVWWFFDYDTPARGGHRVNALCDLKVWKYMRDYFPIKLVKTADLDPRHNYILGFHPHGVLVAGAFTSFCTCATGFRELFPGLTSYLLMLPLWFRSPFFRDYIMCAGLIPSDKKSASYLLCKRGVGNAVVIAVGGAQEALDAHPGTYNVLLAKKKGFIKMAMEHGAHLVPVFSFGENEVFDQVGNQRGTWLRWLQERLQSIMGVSLPLFHARGIFQYSFGLMPYRKPINTVVGRPIRVERNEKPTAEELDALHQLYMDELSNLFEEHKGNYGVDEDTHLNFV